From a region of the Nothobranchius furzeri strain GRZ-AD chromosome 12, NfurGRZ-RIMD1, whole genome shotgun sequence genome:
- the slc25a16 gene encoding solute carrier family 25 member 16 isoform X2, with translation MTSEAAASSTSPATASSSPTNRDYYWIRSFVAGGVAGCCAKTTIAPLDRVKILLQGQSPHYRHLGVFSTIAAVPKKEGILGLYKGNGAMMVRIFPYGAIQFMAFDKYKTLLNKKVGISGHIHRLMAGSMAGMTAVICTYPLDVIRARLAFQVTGDHRYSGIADVFRSIIHKEGMRGFYRGLSPTLIGMAPYAGLSFFTFGTLKSLGLKHFPEQLGRPSSDNPDVLVLKTHINLLCGGVAGAFAQTASYPLDVARRRMQLGTVLPDSDKYHLSRL, from the exons atgacctcGGAGGCTGCTGCCTCCTCCACCTCCCCCGCCACGGCGAGCAGCAGCCCCACTAACAGAGACTACTACTGGATTCGCTCTTTTGTAGCTGGAG GGGTAGCAGGATGCTGTGCCAAGACCACCATCGCTCCTCTGGACAGGGTCAAGATCCTTCTTCAAGGCCAGAGCCCCCATTACAGACATCTGG GAGTGTTTTCCACTATCGCTGCTGTTCCAAAGAAAGAAGGCATCCTGGGCTTGTACAAGGGCAATGGGGCGATGATGGTCCGGATATTCCCTTATGGAGCCATTCAGTTCATGGCCTTTGACAAATATAAAACG CTGCTCAATAAAAAGGTCGGGATCTCCGGACACATCCACCGCCTGATGGCAGGATCTATGGCAG GTATGACTGCGGTGATTTGCACCTACCCTCTGGATGTGATCCGAGCCAGGCTGGCCTTCCAGGTGACAGGAgatcaccgttactctggaatcgCCGATGTCTTCCGTTCCATCATCCACAAG gagggaatgagGGGGTTTTACCGAGGCTTGTCCCCAACACTTATTGGAATGGCACCATATGCAG GTCTCTCCTTCTTCACCTTCGGCACCCTGAAGAGTCTTGGCTTGAAGCATTTCCCGGAGCAGCTGGGACGCCCCTCGTCTGACAATCCTGATGTGCTCGTTCTGAAAACCCACATCAACCTGCTCTGTGGAGGGGTTGCCGGTGCCTTCGCTCAGACCGCCTC ATATCCTTTGGATGTGGCGAGGAGACGAATGCAGCTGGGTACCGTGCTTCCTGACTCAGATAAAT ATCACCTATCAAGACTTTAA
- the slc25a16 gene encoding solute carrier family 25 member 16 isoform X1: protein MTSEAAASSTSPATASSSPTNRDYYWIRSFVAGGVAGCCAKTTIAPLDRVKILLQGQSPHYRHLGVFSTIAAVPKKEGILGLYKGNGAMMVRIFPYGAIQFMAFDKYKTLLNKKVGISGHIHRLMAGSMAGMTAVICTYPLDVIRARLAFQVTGDHRYSGIADVFRSIIHKEGMRGFYRGLSPTLIGMAPYAGLSFFTFGTLKSLGLKHFPEQLGRPSSDNPDVLVLKTHINLLCGGVAGAFAQTASYPLDVARRRMQLGTVLPDSDKCGSPIKTLKFVYQQYGIRRGLYRGLSLNYIRCVPSQAMAFTTYEFMKQVLHLN, encoded by the exons atgacctcGGAGGCTGCTGCCTCCTCCACCTCCCCCGCCACGGCGAGCAGCAGCCCCACTAACAGAGACTACTACTGGATTCGCTCTTTTGTAGCTGGAG GGGTAGCAGGATGCTGTGCCAAGACCACCATCGCTCCTCTGGACAGGGTCAAGATCCTTCTTCAAGGCCAGAGCCCCCATTACAGACATCTGG GAGTGTTTTCCACTATCGCTGCTGTTCCAAAGAAAGAAGGCATCCTGGGCTTGTACAAGGGCAATGGGGCGATGATGGTCCGGATATTCCCTTATGGAGCCATTCAGTTCATGGCCTTTGACAAATATAAAACG CTGCTCAATAAAAAGGTCGGGATCTCCGGACACATCCACCGCCTGATGGCAGGATCTATGGCAG GTATGACTGCGGTGATTTGCACCTACCCTCTGGATGTGATCCGAGCCAGGCTGGCCTTCCAGGTGACAGGAgatcaccgttactctggaatcgCCGATGTCTTCCGTTCCATCATCCACAAG gagggaatgagGGGGTTTTACCGAGGCTTGTCCCCAACACTTATTGGAATGGCACCATATGCAG GTCTCTCCTTCTTCACCTTCGGCACCCTGAAGAGTCTTGGCTTGAAGCATTTCCCGGAGCAGCTGGGACGCCCCTCGTCTGACAATCCTGATGTGCTCGTTCTGAAAACCCACATCAACCTGCTCTGTGGAGGGGTTGCCGGTGCCTTCGCTCAGACCGCCTC ATATCCTTTGGATGTGGCGAGGAGACGAATGCAGCTGGGTACCGTGCTTCCTGACTCAGATAAATGTGG ATCACCTATCAAGACTTTAAAGTTCGTGTACCAGCAGTATGGGATCAGGAGGGGATTGTACAGAGGCCTTTCTCTCAACTACATCCGCTGTGTCCCGTCCCAGGCCATGGCCTTCACCACCTACGAGTTCATGAAGCAGGTCCTCCACCTGAACTAG